One window from the genome of Methanofastidiosum sp. encodes:
- a CDS encoding TATA-box-binding protein yields the protein MTVQNVVTSANLFNRIDLVKAASSLDNIEYEPEQFPGMVIRLDEPKTATLVFGSGKLVCTGAKSPEESRRAIFKIIEILRDYGTPMEKEPDIVVQNIVASGDLEMKLNLDDIILTLPNCEYEPEQFPGLIYRLKEPKVVLLLFGSGKVVCTGAKSEEDVIKAIERVKKSLIEEGLA from the coding sequence ATGACCGTCCAAAATGTTGTTACTTCTGCTAACTTATTTAATAGAATTGACCTAGTTAAAGCCGCAAGTTCTCTAGATAATATCGAATATGAGCCAGAACAGTTTCCCGGAATGGTAATCAGGCTGGACGAACCAAAAACTGCAACTTTAGTCTTTGGCAGTGGAAAGCTTGTGTGTACAGGGGCCAAATCCCCCGAAGAATCTAGGAGAGCTATATTCAAAATAATAGAAATCTTGAGAGATTACGGCACTCCAATGGAAAAAGAGCCAGATATTGTTGTACAAAATATCGTAGCATCTGGCGATCTTGAAATGAAACTAAACTTAGATGATATTATATTGACCCTTCCAAATTGTGAATATGAACCCGAGCAGTTTCCAGGATTGATATACAGATTGAAAGAACCAAAGGTAGTACTTCTACTTTTTGGCAGTGGTAAAGTTGTTTGCACAGGCGCAAAATCTGAAGAAGACGTTATCAAAGCAATTGAAAGAGTTAAGAAATCTTTGATTGAAGAAGGTTTAGCATAA
- a CDS encoding biotin transporter BioY, producing the protein MIKSKELSLVALFAALTAVGGFISIPFYPVPLTLQVFFVLLSGALLGKKLGALSQIVYLGLGSIGAPVFHNFTGGIGILLGPTGGFLFGFIPGAFVAGLLYEKFKDNNLRFSGLVLSLVPIYLIGILWLSFVTGLSLEKAILIGGIPFIPGDFAKSIVVFLVEKKVKNYLKFNI; encoded by the coding sequence ATGATAAAATCAAAAGAACTTTCTCTTGTCGCACTGTTTGCAGCACTCACTGCAGTTGGCGGATTTATTTCAATTCCGTTTTACCCAGTACCCTTGACTCTCCAAGTGTTTTTTGTTTTGCTCTCTGGTGCACTCTTAGGAAAAAAATTAGGCGCATTAAGTCAGATAGTATATCTTGGGCTAGGCTCTATAGGAGCTCCAGTTTTCCACAATTTTACTGGAGGAATTGGAATTTTATTGGGGCCAACTGGAGGTTTCCTATTTGGATTCATTCCAGGTGCTTTTGTGGCCGGATTATTATATGAAAAATTCAAAGATAACAATTTACGTTTCTCGGGACTTGTTTTATCTTTAGTTCCAATATATTTAATAGGAATTCTTTGGCTCTCATTTGTTACGGGGCTTTCATTAGAAAAGGCCATTCTTATAGGTGGAATTCCATTTATTCCTGGGGACTTTGCAAAATCTATAGTTGTATTTCTAGTTGAAAAAAAAGTCAAAAATTATCTCAAATTTAATATTTGA
- a CDS encoding ATP-dependent DNA ligase, whose protein sequence is MLYKELVDVYEELTSTSSKLEKRDILSDFFLVVPEEILPFVTGLLAGYVFPKWTEKELGIGPKLLMKVISKITGINEEIVEKFIYSSGDFGEGIEKAISQKKQQTFFDIKIEITYLMDLFEKVSAYGGKGSQEKKIKYLSELFSAASPIEARYLAKTILEQMRTGAAEGIIIDAISKFSGIPKKDVEKAYLLTNDLGLIALYSKKGIEELSKLNVTVGRPLKPMLAQIGGSIDSALKDIEEPEMEVKYDGARIQVHKSGDTIKIFSRRLENITDALPEVLSELKMTLLPENIICEGEVVAYKDGKIAPFQYVLRRLRRKYQIAELSEKIPLKLFLFDCLFIENKSLIDLTLKERRNILVSSIKESEIVKIADNKVSKDPLEIKDFYNKSINDGHEGIMIKDYLSQYQPGARGKKWLKIKRTLETLDLVIIGAEWGEGRRKKWLSSLLLGIRDDEGNFLTIGKVATGLSDELFTEITEQLTPLILEEKGKTVTLIPKIVVEVLYDEMQHSPKYESGFALRFPRLLRIRDDKDAYDSDTISRAYEIYESQEKTF, encoded by the coding sequence ATGCTCTACAAAGAGCTTGTCGATGTCTATGAAGAATTAACTTCAACTTCCTCTAAACTTGAGAAGAGGGATATTTTATCGGATTTCTTTTTAGTAGTTCCTGAAGAAATTCTACCTTTTGTAACTGGACTATTGGCCGGCTATGTTTTTCCCAAATGGACTGAAAAAGAGCTGGGAATAGGCCCAAAACTTTTAATGAAAGTTATTTCTAAGATAACGGGAATAAATGAAGAAATAGTCGAAAAATTCATATATTCTTCTGGAGATTTTGGCGAAGGAATTGAAAAAGCCATATCACAAAAAAAACAACAAACATTCTTTGATATTAAAATTGAAATAACTTATCTTATGGATCTTTTTGAAAAAGTATCTGCCTACGGGGGGAAGGGATCACAGGAAAAAAAAATCAAATATCTATCTGAACTCTTTTCAGCAGCATCGCCAATTGAGGCAAGATATTTGGCTAAGACAATTCTTGAACAAATGAGGACTGGGGCCGCCGAAGGGATAATCATCGATGCAATTTCAAAATTTTCAGGAATTCCAAAAAAAGATGTTGAAAAAGCGTATTTATTGACAAACGATTTAGGGTTAATAGCGCTTTATTCTAAAAAAGGAATAGAAGAACTCTCTAAACTGAACGTGACTGTGGGCCGACCCTTAAAACCTATGCTTGCCCAAATAGGGGGCTCTATTGATTCAGCTCTAAAAGATATAGAGGAACCAGAAATGGAAGTTAAGTACGATGGAGCAAGAATACAGGTGCACAAATCTGGAGATACAATTAAAATATTCTCTAGGCGTTTAGAAAATATTACTGATGCACTACCAGAAGTATTATCTGAACTAAAAATGACTTTACTGCCTGAGAATATAATATGTGAGGGGGAAGTAGTTGCATACAAGGATGGAAAGATTGCCCCCTTTCAATATGTTTTAAGAAGATTAAGGAGAAAATATCAAATTGCAGAGTTATCTGAAAAAATACCTTTGAAGCTTTTTCTTTTCGACTGTCTTTTCATTGAAAATAAATCTCTAATAGATTTAACACTAAAAGAGAGAAGAAACATTTTAGTTTCATCAATAAAGGAATCTGAAATTGTAAAAATTGCCGATAATAAAGTATCAAAAGATCCTTTAGAAATAAAGGATTTTTACAATAAATCTATTAACGATGGTCACGAAGGCATCATGATAAAGGATTACTTATCTCAATACCAACCTGGTGCTAGAGGGAAAAAATGGTTAAAAATTAAACGTACATTGGAAACATTGGATTTAGTCATAATAGGTGCTGAATGGGGAGAAGGGCGAAGAAAAAAATGGCTTTCATCTCTGCTTCTTGGTATACGAGATGACGAAGGTAACTTTTTAACAATAGGTAAAGTGGCAACAGGTCTCTCTGATGAACTTTTTACAGAGATTACAGAGCAACTGACACCATTAATCTTGGAAGAAAAAGGTAAAACAGTAACTTTAATTCCAAAAATAGTTGTTGAAGTACTCTACGATGAAATGCAACATTCTCCTAAATACGAAAGTGGATTTGCCCTTAGATTTCCCAGATTATTAAGGATAAGAGATGACAAAGACGCTTATGATTCCGATACAATATCAAGGGCGTATGAGATCTATGAATCCCAAGAGAAAACTTTTTAA